A portion of the Rhodanobacter sp. AS-Z3 genome contains these proteins:
- a CDS encoding paraquat-inducible protein A: MGKASPETLLVCEHCDTVYRRRALVRGEVARCALCGAELERHHILSVNAMLALILTAAIVFVQANMWPIVTLGLSGQHSSTTLWGVILAMWHEHSQVVSVLVAATLFFFPLLKMSMLGWLLWFARAGRRAPGFVPLMVALHKLGPWTMSEVFVLGALVAIVKAHAYFEVTADPGIYAYAALTLLITVFAGVDLRQLWDEDLEARA; the protein is encoded by the coding sequence ATGGGCAAGGCTTCACCTGAAACGCTGCTGGTCTGCGAACACTGCGACACGGTCTACCGTCGGCGCGCACTGGTGCGTGGCGAAGTGGCACGTTGCGCGCTGTGTGGCGCCGAGCTTGAGCGCCACCACATCCTCAGCGTGAATGCGATGCTGGCGCTGATCCTGACCGCCGCGATCGTGTTCGTGCAAGCCAATATGTGGCCGATCGTGACGCTCGGCCTGAGCGGCCAGCACAGCAGCACGACGCTATGGGGCGTAATTCTGGCGATGTGGCATGAGCACTCGCAGGTTGTCTCGGTACTGGTCGCCGCCACGCTGTTCTTCTTTCCCCTGCTGAAGATGAGCATGCTGGGCTGGTTGTTGTGGTTCGCCCGTGCCGGCCGGCGAGCGCCTGGGTTCGTGCCGTTGATGGTGGCCTTGCACAAGCTGGGTCCGTGGACGATGAGTGAGGTGTTCGTGCTGGGTGCGTTGGTGGCGATCGTGAAGGCGCACGCGTATTTCGAGGTCACCGCCGATCCAGGTATCTACGCCTATGCCGCGCTGACCCTGCTGATCACGGTTTTTGCCGGAGTGGATCTGCGCCAGTTGTGGGATGAGGATCTGGAGGCTCGCGCGTGA
- a CDS encoding paraquat-inducible protein A, whose protein sequence is MNALARAAELDLIACTVCGLVCRNVPGDPHLDGDGIDDAMACPRCGSTLRRRKPNSVARTWALLIAAFLMYIPANVLPIMRTASLHDVDDNTIISGVVELWRAGSPYLAVIVFTASIVVPVLKFLALGTLLLSSQRGSAWARPQRAKLYRLVELIGYWSMLDVFVVALLTALVRFSVLSLVEPLPGVIFFGLTVVLTMFASMSFDPRLIWDGMDSDD, encoded by the coding sequence GTGAATGCACTGGCGCGCGCTGCGGAACTGGATCTGATCGCCTGCACCGTGTGCGGACTGGTCTGCCGCAACGTGCCGGGAGACCCGCACCTGGATGGCGATGGCATCGATGATGCGATGGCCTGTCCGCGCTGCGGCAGTACGCTGCGTCGGCGCAAGCCGAACAGCGTTGCGCGGACGTGGGCGCTGCTGATTGCCGCGTTCCTCATGTATATCCCGGCCAATGTGCTGCCGATCATGCGCACCGCCAGTCTCCATGACGTTGATGACAACACCATCATCAGCGGTGTGGTGGAGTTGTGGCGCGCCGGCTCGCCGTATCTGGCGGTGATCGTGTTCACCGCCAGCATCGTGGTACCGGTGTTGAAGTTCCTTGCGCTGGGGACTTTGCTGCTGAGCAGCCAACGCGGCAGTGCCTGGGCGCGGCCGCAGCGTGCGAAGCTGTACCGGCTGGTCGAGTTGATCGGCTACTGGTCGATGCTGGATGTGTTTGTGGTGGCGCTGCTGACGGCGCTGGTGCGCTTCAGCGTGTTGAGCCTGGTGGAGCCGTTGCCGGGCGTGATTTTCTTTGGCCTGACCGTGGTCTTGACCATGTTTGCCTCAATGAGTTTTGACCCCCGCCTGATCTGGGATGGCATGGATTCCGATGACTGA
- a CDS encoding MlaD family protein, translating into MTDDKQAEPVPPNEGALPRPVVKRRRFNASLIWLIPALAAVIGLSLVISNWLQAGPQIVISLQSAEGLDAGKTPVKYKNVVIGRVNKIHLSGDRNHVLVNVALEKSAEGFATKDTRFWVVRPRIGLGGVSGIDTLLSGAFIGADVGDSKEFQDEFKGLENPPSVTNGAPGRSYILHSDDLGSLDIGSPVYYRRIQVGRVASYRLDKDGKGVSLQIFVDAPNDRFVTRSSRFWNASGVDVSLGANGLTLNTQSLATVLAGGVAFRDPPGPHDATPAPEDNAFTLFGDQATAMAPPDGAPTYIRMRFEQSVRGLAVDAPVEFLGINIGKVVSLRLDYDEQKQRFPVLVGALIYPQRLGTAYDKLEALAKAQGESPDLSQMVGRLVDHGLRAQARTGNLLTGQLYVALDFVPKTPKVAFDASAKPLTIPTVPGSFDKLQEQMAEIVDKVNKIPFDSIGHNLDQTLAGLNTTIKKVNGETLPAVNDTLHGVQQTMGTANNALANDSPLQQNLGATLEQVQRMARSLRVLTDYLGGHPEALIRGRHADAKAAPINTTTPAPKPVQGSKP; encoded by the coding sequence ATGACTGACGACAAGCAAGCCGAGCCGGTGCCGCCGAACGAGGGCGCCTTGCCGCGACCGGTGGTGAAGCGGCGCCGTTTCAATGCCTCGCTGATCTGGTTGATTCCGGCGCTGGCGGCCGTGATCGGCTTGTCGCTGGTGATCAGCAACTGGCTGCAGGCCGGCCCGCAGATCGTGATCAGCTTGCAGAGTGCGGAAGGTCTGGATGCAGGCAAGACGCCGGTGAAGTACAAGAACGTGGTGATCGGCCGAGTCAACAAGATTCACCTCAGTGGTGACCGCAACCATGTGCTGGTGAACGTGGCGCTGGAGAAAAGCGCCGAGGGTTTCGCCACCAAGGACACGCGGTTCTGGGTAGTGCGTCCGCGGATCGGACTGGGCGGTGTGTCCGGTATCGATACCTTGCTGTCCGGTGCCTTTATCGGTGCCGACGTAGGTGATTCGAAGGAATTCCAGGACGAGTTCAAGGGTCTGGAAAACCCGCCTTCGGTGACCAATGGTGCGCCCGGTCGCAGTTATATTCTGCACAGCGACGATCTGGGTTCGTTGGATATCGGTTCGCCGGTGTACTACCGACGCATCCAGGTGGGTCGGGTGGCGTCGTACCGGCTGGACAAGGACGGCAAAGGCGTCTCACTGCAAATTTTTGTCGATGCGCCGAATGATCGGTTCGTCACGCGGTCCTCGCGCTTCTGGAATGCCAGTGGCGTGGATGTGTCGCTGGGTGCCAATGGCCTGACGCTCAACACGCAGTCGCTGGCTACGGTACTGGCCGGTGGCGTGGCGTTCCGCGATCCGCCGGGCCCTCACGACGCTACCCCGGCGCCGGAAGACAACGCCTTTACGCTGTTCGGTGATCAAGCGACTGCAATGGCGCCGCCGGACGGTGCCCCGACGTATATTCGCATGCGCTTCGAGCAGTCGGTGCGCGGGTTGGCAGTGGATGCGCCAGTGGAATTCCTGGGCATCAATATCGGCAAGGTGGTATCGCTGCGTCTGGACTACGACGAGCAAAAGCAGCGCTTCCCCGTGCTGGTGGGGGCGCTGATCTATCCGCAACGCCTCGGTACTGCCTACGACAAGCTGGAAGCGCTGGCCAAGGCCCAGGGTGAGAGCCCGGATCTGTCGCAAATGGTCGGGCGGCTGGTGGATCACGGCCTGCGCGCGCAGGCGCGCACCGGCAACCTGCTGACCGGCCAGTTGTACGTGGCGCTGGATTTCGTGCCAAAGACGCCGAAGGTGGCATTTGATGCGAGTGCAAAACCGCTGACCATTCCGACTGTGCCCGGCAGTTTTGACAAGCTGCAGGAACAGATGGCCGAGATCGTCGACAAGGTCAACAAGATCCCGTTCGACAGCATTGGTCACAACCTCGACCAGACCCTGGCCGGCCTCAACACCACCATCAAGAAGGTCAATGGCGAAACGTTGCCGGCGGTGAACGACACCTTGCATGGCGTACAGCAGACCATGGGCACGGCGAACAATGCGCTGGCCAACGATTCGCCGCTGCAACAGAACCTGGGTGCCACGCTGGAACAGGTCCAGCGCATGGCGCGTTCGCTGCGCGTGCTGACCGACTATCTGGGCGGACATCCGGAGGCGCTGATCCGTGGTCGTCATGCCGATGCCAAGGCGGCACCGATCAACACCACCACGCCGGCGCCGAAGCCAGTGCAAGGGAGCAAGCCATGA
- a CDS encoding PqiC family protein translates to MNRHAKPVSLLMAASLLLTACASAPMHYYTLVAPMDGMAAPTTNAASLPFELLPVGIPAQVDQPQLVVREGGQGMAVLGSERWIAPLGDEVRSALSSDLARELLSQDVSGLPAGDKPMLRIKLDLRRFDSQPGGQALIEGAWSVRLLHGAHPATLSCTSQISEPVGPGYPALVQGHQQAIARMATQIAAVGRALGAGEAPTCPLE, encoded by the coding sequence ATGAACCGTCATGCCAAGCCCGTTTCGCTCCTGATGGCGGCCAGTCTGTTGCTGACAGCCTGCGCCTCGGCGCCGATGCATTACTACACCCTGGTTGCGCCGATGGATGGCATGGCAGCGCCGACAACGAATGCGGCGTCGTTGCCGTTCGAGCTTTTGCCGGTAGGCATTCCGGCCCAGGTCGACCAGCCGCAACTGGTGGTGCGCGAAGGCGGGCAGGGCATGGCCGTGCTCGGCAGTGAGCGCTGGATCGCACCGTTGGGCGATGAAGTGCGCAGTGCCTTGTCGTCTGACCTGGCCCGCGAGTTGCTCAGTCAGGATGTCAGCGGCTTGCCTGCAGGGGACAAGCCAATGCTGCGGATCAAGCTCGACCTGCGCCGGTTCGATTCGCAGCCTGGTGGGCAGGCGTTGATCGAAGGCGCCTGGAGTGTGCGTTTGCTGCACGGAGCGCATCCAGCCACATTGTCGTGCACCAGCCAGATCAGCGAGCCGGTCGGGCCGGGTTACCCCGCGCTGGTGCAGGGCCATCAGCAGGCGATCGCCCGGATGGCCACGCAGATCGCCGCCGTCGGCCGTGCATTGGGCGCGGGAGAAGCCCCCACATGCCCGCTGGAATAG
- the leuS gene encoding leucine--tRNA ligase: MQDTHAPTPSEQDEAGYRPQAVEAAAQSYWTARRAYEVVEDDSRPKFYCLSMLPYPSGALHMGHVRNYTIGDVISRYQRMQGKNVLQPMGWDAFGLPAENAAIKNKTAPAKWTYANIEHMRSQLQSLGYAIDWSREFATCRPDYYRWEQLMFTRLLKKGMAYRKNAVVNWDPIDQTVLANEQVVDGKGWRSGAVVEKREIPQWFLKITDYAQELLDGLDTLPGWPDAVKTMQRNWLGRSEGLEIRFDVNDDDAPVEPIKVFTTRPDTLMGVTFLSIAAEHPLAHYAAQARPLLATFIEDLRHGGVSEAELETQEKRGMDTGLRAVHPITGEALPVYVANFVLMNYGTGAVMAVPGHDQRDWEFAKRYSLPIKMVVVDRSVLDAVREIGHDLSTGAGADPMGAALGGGNTDAYDTKSAVQVIEDFEARIMQQCAFTERGILVNSGEYDGLDFQQALDALATRFEAEERGQRRVNFRLRDWGVSRQRYWGCPIPVIYCPKCEAVPVPEDQLPVVLPEDVAFSGVQSPIKADPEWRKCVCPQCGGPAERETDTFDTFMESSWYYARYTSPGANAQIDQRANYWLPVDQYIGGIEHAIMHLLYFRFYHKLLRDAGMVNTDEPAQNLLCQGMVIADTFYRDNADGSKDWINPADVEIRRDDKARVIGAVLKADGQPVKIGGTEKMSKSKNNGIDPQTMVGKYGADTVRLFSMFAAPPEQSLEWSEAGVEGMARFLKRFWREVTTHVANPDHPVTDPAALDAGQKALRRQLHETIQKVSDDFGRRHAFNTAIASLMELLNALGKFNDQSEQGRAVRHEALEAMVLLLNPVVPHVSHALWQVLGHPESVLEDQPWPQVDQAALVRDSLTLAVQINGKLRATIEVAANASKEEAEALAMGQPQVMHFLEGMTVRKVIVVPGKIVNIVAG, encoded by the coding sequence ATGCAGGACACCCACGCCCCGACCCCTTCCGAGCAGGACGAAGCCGGCTATCGCCCGCAAGCGGTGGAAGCCGCCGCGCAGAGCTACTGGACCGCGCGCCGCGCCTACGAAGTGGTCGAAGACGACAGCCGCCCGAAGTTCTACTGCCTGTCGATGCTGCCGTATCCGTCCGGTGCGCTGCACATGGGGCACGTGCGCAACTACACGATTGGCGACGTGATCAGCCGCTACCAGCGCATGCAGGGCAAGAACGTGCTGCAGCCGATGGGTTGGGATGCGTTCGGCCTGCCGGCGGAAAACGCCGCGATCAAGAACAAGACCGCGCCGGCGAAGTGGACCTACGCCAACATCGAGCACATGCGCAGCCAGTTGCAGTCGCTCGGTTATGCGATCGACTGGAGTCGCGAATTCGCCACCTGCCGCCCCGACTATTACCGCTGGGAACAGCTGATGTTCACCCGCCTGCTGAAGAAAGGCATGGCCTACCGCAAGAACGCGGTGGTGAACTGGGACCCGATCGACCAGACCGTGCTGGCCAACGAGCAAGTGGTGGACGGCAAGGGCTGGCGTTCCGGCGCGGTGGTGGAGAAGCGCGAGATTCCCCAGTGGTTTCTGAAGATCACCGACTACGCGCAGGAATTGCTCGATGGTCTGGACACCTTGCCGGGCTGGCCCGATGCGGTGAAGACGATGCAGCGCAATTGGCTCGGTCGCAGCGAAGGTCTGGAGATTCGCTTCGACGTCAACGATGACGATGCGCCGGTGGAACCGATCAAGGTGTTCACCACCCGTCCCGACACGCTGATGGGCGTGACGTTCCTGTCGATTGCCGCCGAGCATCCGCTGGCCCACTACGCGGCGCAAGCGCGCCCGCTGCTGGCAACATTCATCGAGGATCTGCGTCACGGTGGTGTTTCCGAAGCCGAGCTGGAAACGCAGGAAAAGCGCGGCATGGACACCGGTCTGCGTGCCGTCCATCCGATCACCGGCGAGGCCTTGCCGGTCTACGTGGCGAACTTCGTGCTGATGAACTACGGCACCGGTGCGGTCATGGCGGTGCCCGGGCACGACCAGCGCGACTGGGAATTTGCCAAGCGCTACAGCCTGCCAATCAAGATGGTGGTGGTTGACCGCAGCGTGCTCGATGCGGTGCGCGAGATCGGCCACGATCTGTCCACGGGTGCAGGCGCCGATCCGATGGGCGCCGCGCTTGGCGGCGGCAATACCGACGCCTACGACACCAAGTCGGCGGTGCAGGTGATCGAGGACTTCGAAGCCCGGATCATGCAGCAGTGCGCGTTCACCGAGCGCGGCATCCTGGTCAATTCGGGCGAATACGACGGGCTGGATTTCCAGCAGGCGCTGGATGCACTGGCCACGCGTTTCGAAGCCGAAGAACGCGGCCAGCGCCGGGTCAATTTCCGCTTGCGCGACTGGGGCGTCAGCCGCCAGCGTTACTGGGGCTGCCCGATCCCGGTGATCTACTGCCCGAAGTGCGAAGCGGTTCCGGTGCCGGAAGACCAGTTGCCAGTCGTGCTGCCCGAAGACGTGGCGTTCAGCGGCGTGCAGTCGCCAATCAAGGCCGATCCGGAATGGCGCAAGTGTGTGTGCCCGCAATGCGGTGGTCCGGCCGAGCGTGAAACCGATACCTTCGACACCTTCATGGAGTCGAGCTGGTACTACGCGCGCTACACCAGCCCGGGCGCGAATGCGCAGATCGACCAGCGTGCGAATTACTGGCTGCCGGTGGATCAGTACATCGGCGGCATCGAACACGCGATCATGCATCTGCTGTACTTCCGCTTCTATCACAAGCTGCTGCGCGACGCGGGCATGGTCAACACCGACGAGCCGGCGCAGAACCTGCTGTGCCAGGGCATGGTGATTGCCGACACGTTCTATCGCGACAACGCCGACGGTTCGAAGGACTGGATCAATCCCGCCGATGTCGAGATTCGCCGTGACGACAAGGCGCGGGTGATTGGCGCGGTGTTGAAGGCGGATGGCCAGCCGGTGAAGATCGGCGGCACCGAGAAGATGTCGAAGTCGAAGAACAACGGCATCGATCCGCAGACCATGGTCGGCAAGTACGGCGCCGACACCGTGCGCCTGTTCTCGATGTTCGCCGCGCCGCCGGAGCAGTCGCTGGAGTGGAGCGAGGCTGGCGTCGAAGGCATGGCGCGCTTCCTCAAGCGGTTCTGGCGCGAAGTCACCACGCACGTAGCAAACCCGGATCATCCGGTAACCGATCCGGCGGCACTGGATGCCGGTCAGAAAGCGCTGCGTCGCCAGTTGCACGAGACCATCCAGAAGGTCAGCGACGATTTCGGTCGGCGCCATGCGTTCAACACCGCCATCGCGTCGCTGATGGAACTGCTGAATGCGCTGGGCAAGTTCAACGATCAGAGCGAGCAGGGCCGCGCGGTGCGCCACGAAGCGCTGGAAGCGATGGTGCTGCTGCTGAATCCAGTGGTGCCACATGTCAGTCATGCGCTGTGGCAGGTATTGGGTCATCCCGAAAGCGTGCTGGAAGACCAGCCGTGGCCGCAGGTGGATCAGGCCGCGCTGGTGCGCGACTCGCTGACGCTGGCCGTGCAGATCAATGGCAAATTGCGCGCTACCATCGAGGTTGCCGCGAATGCATCGAAGGAAGAGGCCGAGGCGCTCGCCATGGGGCAGCCGCAGGTGATGCATTTTCTGGAAGGCATGACGGTACGCAAAGTGATCGTGGTACCCGGCAAGATCGTCAACATCGTCGCAGGATGA
- the lptE gene encoding LPS assembly lipoprotein LptE, giving the protein MSFMKAGRLLQASLLLTIAMAVSACGFHLREKASLPPQMQRVHLTVNGGGELERRLSRALVTSGVVVEDKSGPGIAELRVPVAAFSNEMLSAGGYVRITEYAVRYHVEFEVDAVDGHSLLPRQRIDMSREFSYDASNTVGNESQVQELQRSLNDDMVQAILFRLQAAGKHQLAEPTNAASTH; this is encoded by the coding sequence ATGAGCTTCATGAAAGCGGGCCGCCTGTTGCAGGCTTCGTTGTTGCTGACCATCGCCATGGCAGTGTCTGCCTGTGGCTTCCATCTGCGCGAGAAGGCAAGCTTGCCGCCGCAGATGCAGCGTGTGCATCTCACCGTCAATGGCGGGGGCGAGCTGGAGCGGCGGTTGAGTCGCGCCCTGGTGACTTCCGGTGTTGTCGTCGAAGACAAGAGTGGTCCAGGTATCGCCGAACTGCGCGTGCCGGTTGCCGCCTTCAGCAACGAGATGCTCAGTGCCGGTGGCTACGTGCGGATCACCGAATACGCGGTGCGCTACCACGTCGAGTTCGAGGTGGATGCGGTCGACGGTCATTCGTTGTTGCCGCGCCAGCGCATCGATATGTCGCGCGAGTTCAGCTACGACGCCAGCAATACCGTGGGCAACGAATCGCAGGTGCAGGAACTGCAGCGCAGCCTCAACGACGACATGGTGCAGGCGATCCTGTTCCGTCTGCAGGCTGCCGGCAAACACCAGTTGGCCGAACCGACCAACGCTGCCAGCACGCACTGA
- the holA gene encoding DNA polymerase III subunit delta, with protein sequence MPLSAGQWQKALAADSLQSVYLLAGEQLLVLEAADALRAQARKLGYSEREVLEVGQHFDWNDLARAGASMSLFASRRLIDLRLPTGRPGTEGAKAINAFCADPPPDVTLLITAMEWSNKHDGAWSKKLDGSGSMVVFNAPRPNEWAGWITARLAAHRLTATPDAVALLAERVEGNLLAAAQEIDKLAVLHGEGRIDASEMENLVADSARYDVFKLTDAAFMGDGARALRILAGLRSEGDELLALMGWLVNQLQLALRLANASDLAAQFRAEHLWQARETLFRQALRRAPREHWLQCLARASRIDRMVKGREQGNPWQEAERLIAALAEPRAARALA encoded by the coding sequence ATGCCGCTCAGCGCAGGCCAATGGCAGAAAGCGCTGGCAGCGGACAGCCTGCAGTCGGTCTACCTGTTGGCTGGCGAGCAGTTGCTGGTGTTGGAAGCGGCCGATGCGCTGCGTGCGCAGGCACGCAAGCTTGGCTACAGCGAGCGTGAAGTGCTCGAGGTGGGTCAACATTTCGACTGGAATGATCTGGCCCGCGCGGGCGCGTCGATGTCGTTGTTTGCCAGTCGTCGGCTGATTGATTTGCGTTTGCCGACCGGCCGCCCCGGCACCGAAGGCGCCAAGGCGATCAACGCGTTCTGCGCCGACCCGCCGCCGGACGTCACCTTGCTGATCACCGCGATGGAGTGGAGCAACAAGCATGACGGCGCGTGGAGCAAGAAACTCGATGGCAGTGGCAGCATGGTGGTGTTCAACGCGCCACGACCGAATGAGTGGGCTGGCTGGATCACCGCACGGCTGGCTGCCCATCGGCTGACCGCCACCCCGGACGCGGTGGCGCTGCTGGCCGAACGTGTCGAGGGCAATTTGCTGGCAGCGGCCCAGGAAATCGACAAGCTTGCGGTTCTGCATGGCGAGGGTCGCATCGACGCCAGCGAGATGGAAAACCTGGTTGCCGACAGCGCCCGTTACGACGTGTTCAAGCTCACCGACGCGGCATTCATGGGCGACGGTGCTCGCGCGCTGCGGATTCTTGCCGGCTTGCGTTCGGAGGGCGACGAACTGCTCGCCTTGATGGGCTGGCTGGTCAACCAACTGCAGCTGGCCCTGCGCCTGGCCAATGCGTCTGATCTGGCGGCCCAGTTCCGCGCCGAACACCTGTGGCAGGCACGCGAGACGCTGTTTCGCCAGGCGCTGCGCCGCGCACCGCGTGAACACTGGCTGCAATGCCTTGCGCGCGCTTCGCGCATCGACCGCATGGTCAAGGGCCGCGAACAGGGCAACCCCTGGCAGGAAGCCGAGCGCTTGATTGCCGCACTGGCCGAACCGCGGGCGGCGCGGGCACTGGCGTGA
- the nadD gene encoding nicotinate-nucleotide adenylyltransferase, translating into MTLAIFGGTFDPVHLGHLSVAWEAAELLDAEVRLLPASVPPHRAAPVASAPQRAAILREALKGQSRLVLDTRELDRSGPSYTIDTLHELRAEQGDRPLVWLVGADAFAQLASWHRWRELFEVAHLGVLSRPGASAALPEELEHEVAGRRVVAAADLRGLPAGNVIELAVTPLEISATRIRGLLAAGRDPRYLLPAGLFNDSSLLAPYRA; encoded by the coding sequence GTGACCCTGGCGATCTTCGGCGGCACCTTCGACCCGGTCCATCTGGGTCATCTCAGCGTGGCATGGGAAGCTGCGGAACTACTCGATGCCGAGGTCCGCCTGTTGCCGGCCAGCGTGCCACCGCATCGTGCTGCGCCGGTGGCTTCGGCGCCGCAGCGTGCGGCGATCCTGCGTGAGGCATTGAAGGGACAGTCGCGACTGGTGCTGGATACGCGCGAACTGGACCGTTCCGGTCCCTCCTATACGATCGACACGTTGCATGAACTGCGTGCCGAACAGGGCGATCGTCCGTTGGTATGGCTGGTGGGCGCCGATGCGTTTGCACAACTGGCCAGCTGGCATCGCTGGCGCGAGCTGTTCGAGGTGGCGCATCTTGGCGTACTCAGCCGTCCGGGTGCGTCGGCCGCATTGCCGGAGGAACTGGAGCACGAGGTGGCAGGTCGGCGGGTGGTCGCTGCAGCGGACTTGCGCGGATTGCCCGCGGGCAACGTCATCGAGCTGGCGGTGACGCCGCTGGAAATTTCCGCCACGCGTATCCGCGGCCTGCTGGCGGCCGGCCGTGATCCACGTTACCTGCTGCCGGCCGGACTGTTCAACGACTCCTCCTTGCTGGCGCCCTACCGAGCTTGA
- a CDS encoding GGDEF domain-containing protein, producing the protein MQIETLSLITAIQSIVLAAMLWMGSQSAAGSAGFSLRLRSVALGVEGLGWGALALQAWMTPAQLLLGGNALNLLAQALVVVAVRMLLGEPPRIRLVVVIALLGWMSVSWFGLIDPNYRLRTFFGSLAILANLLLQAQALLNGRSRARTLMLVLCAVSALLLLWRNAMLWFALVAPVSAAEQGVGNYLYLLFAGMQPVFASIAFLLMYSDVLQGKLRMLARTDALTGVSNRLAVGELAVKMLATAARTRQSVGVLMLDADHFKKVNDRFGHAGGDQVLLELMASVTATLRAGDEVGRVGGEEFVVLAPNTSLSGAVTLGERIRQTLATTPVIIDGEALNLTVSIGVAVALPGDRDVAGVLHRADMALYAAKHNGRDCVMSAVDLEVADAAREAVADVVR; encoded by the coding sequence ATGCAGATCGAAACGCTTTCGTTGATCACCGCGATCCAGTCGATCGTGCTTGCGGCCATGTTGTGGATGGGCAGCCAGTCGGCAGCCGGTAGCGCAGGCTTCAGCTTGCGTCTTCGATCCGTGGCGTTGGGCGTGGAAGGGCTGGGCTGGGGCGCCCTGGCGCTGCAGGCGTGGATGACGCCTGCGCAACTGTTGCTGGGCGGCAATGCGCTGAATCTGCTGGCGCAGGCGCTGGTGGTGGTAGCGGTGCGCATGTTGCTGGGCGAACCGCCGCGCATTCGTCTGGTGGTGGTAATTGCCTTGCTGGGGTGGATGAGTGTCAGCTGGTTTGGCCTGATCGATCCGAACTATCGCTTGCGTACCTTTTTCGGCTCGCTGGCGATCCTCGCCAATTTGTTGTTGCAGGCGCAGGCGTTGCTCAATGGCCGCTCGCGGGCGCGCACGCTCATGCTGGTGCTGTGTGCGGTGTCGGCACTGCTGCTGCTTTGGCGCAATGCCATGCTGTGGTTCGCGCTGGTGGCGCCCGTCAGCGCGGCTGAGCAGGGTGTCGGAAATTACCTGTATCTACTGTTCGCCGGGATGCAGCCGGTGTTTGCGAGCATCGCCTTCCTGCTGATGTACAGCGACGTGCTGCAGGGCAAATTGCGCATGCTCGCGCGGACTGATGCGCTTACGGGTGTCAGCAACCGACTGGCGGTTGGCGAGCTGGCGGTAAAGATGCTGGCGACCGCGGCACGGACGCGGCAGTCGGTAGGCGTTTTGATGCTGGACGCCGATCACTTCAAGAAAGTGAACGACCGCTTTGGCCATGCCGGTGGCGATCAGGTGTTGCTGGAGCTGATGGCCAGCGTGACGGCGACCTTGCGCGCTGGTGATGAAGTGGGTCGCGTGGGCGGCGAGGAGTTTGTAGTGTTGGCGCCCAATACGTCGCTGAGCGGCGCGGTGACCCTGGGTGAACGCATTCGCCAGACGTTGGCCACCACGCCGGTGATCATCGATGGCGAGGCGTTGAATCTGACGGTTTCGATTGGCGTGGCGGTGGCCTTGCCCGGCGATCGCGATGTCGCTGGCGTATTGCACCGTGCGGACATGGCGCTTTACGCAGCCAAGCACAACGGGCGTGATTGCGTGATGTCTGCAGTCGACCTGGAAGTTGCCGACGCCGCCCGCGAGGCGGTCGCCGACGTTGTTCGTTGA